The nucleotide sequence ACCTCTCTATAGAGCGGCATAAATACCTTCACTTCACACCCAAGCTTTCTCAAAGCCTTAGGGAGACTTCCCATAACATCAGCTAGTCCACCAGTTTTAGCAAATGGTAGCATCTCCGATGCACACATTAAAACCTTGATCGGGTTTCTCTTCATCGGCACTCCCCCTTCACAAGTCCTTCGCTTCTGGGTTTTTCTTCTTTACGATTTTTCATCTCTAGCACACAATAAAGATGAAAGAAAGATAAGGAGTGTAGTTGCAACGAAATACTGGATTAAAGTAAACATGGAAGCCCAACAAATTCTGTTACAGTCTACTAGTTGTAAAAAAGTGAAAAGGGTTGCTCTTTAAAACCATACTTGTTTAGCAATGGAGAATAAAAGCATGATCGGAAACGGACGTCGGCAGAGCTTAAAAATAAACATCGGAGATGTTGCTATAGGAGGCGATGCACCGATTGTTGTTCAGTCCATGACCAACACGGACACCAGAGACTGGAAATCTACTGTGGATCAAATAAAAAGGCTCGAAGAACGAGGGTGCGAAATTGTGCGAATTGCCATCCCCGATATGGAAGCGGCTGAACAAATTCCTAAAATAAAAAAAGCTGTTTCTATACCGATCATAGCCGACATACATTTTGATTTTCGCCTTGCCTTAGAAGCTCTCAAAGCTGGAGTCGATGGTTTAAGGATTAATCCTGGTAACATTGGAGGCTTTGAACGAGTCAGAAAAGTAGTTGAATCAGCTAGAGAGCGACAAGTTCCCATAAGGATTGGGGTAAACAGTGGATCTGTCGAAAAGGATCTTATAGAAAAATACGGAGGACCTACGCCCGAAGCTATGGTTGAAAGTGCTATCAGACATATTAACATGCTGGAGGCTCTAAACTTTAATCTCATAAAAATCTCTCTAAAATCATCCAGCGTGCTTGATACTATAGAAGCATACAGACTGCTGGCAAAAAAGATCCCCTACCCTTTTCACCTCGGTGTTACAGAAGCGGGCTCTCCTGTCCAAGGAGCAATTAAATCTGCTCTCGGAATTGGTATCCTCCTCTATGAAGGCATAGGTGACACAATTCGAGTGTCCATCACAGGACCACCAGAAGAAGAAATTCCCATAGCTTACGGTATCCTGAGGGCTCTGGGACTAAGAAAACGAGGAGCAGAAATAATCAGTTGCCCAACCTGTGGCCGAACAGAAATTGATCTAATACGAATAGTTAGAGAAGTGGAAGAACGACTAGCCAAAGTAAAGACGCCTATCAAGGTTGCCATTATGGGATGCGTTGTAAATGGACCTGGAGAAGCTCGAGAAGCAGACGTTGGTATAGCCGGGGGGCGTGGCAAAGGGATTATTTTTAAAGAGGGAAAACATATCCGAAGCGTCCCAGAAAGCGACCTTACAATCGAACTTATTAAGGAAGTAGAGAATATTACAGGGGAGAAGATTTTGTGAAACAAGAATCCGTTTTTTTCTTCCAAATCGTTGACAAAATTCTGGACTACCATCCAGAAGCTAACACTCGTCTTCTAGAAAAGGCTTATGTATTCTCCGCTCGGGTTCACAGGCATCATTTTCGAACAAAAGATATTAAGTCGCTAAACGGTAATAGATCCAGCTTCCTGGTTCATAATCTTTCAGTAGCATCAATTCTTTCGGATATGAAACTTGATGAAGAAACCATTGCCTCGGGTATATTACACGATGTGGTTGAAAAACTTGGAACCGGGGAAAACGATCCACTGACGGTTTTAGGCTCCACCTTTTCACCAGACATTGCTCGCATTGTGGACGGAGTCACCAGACTAAACCGCCTGAACTACGCTCAGAAAGGAGATACAAAGGAAAAAGAAGAAAAAGAGCACCGAGCAGAATACTTCCGAAAAATGCTTCTCGCTATCTCCAAGGATATTCGGGTCATCTTCGTAAAACTTGCAGATCGTCTTGACGAAATAAAAAGAGCCGTGAAATTCTTGAACGATTTTCCAGACAAAAATCTTCGAACGCCAGATATTATTAATCTCGCTCAGGAAACCCTGGATGTCTATGCACCTCTCGCCGCTCGACTCGGCATAGAATGGTTAAAAAAAGACCTGGAAAATATTTCCTTTCGCATTCTTGAACCCGAAGCCTACCGTAGTATAGTGCAGAAGTTAGCAATAACGGAAGAAGATCGGAATCGTTATATAGAAGAGGTCAAAAGGCTGCTCTACACCATTCTAGCACATCACGGTATCGAGGCTCAGGTTTTGGGACGCCCCAAGCATATTTACAGTATTTACAGGAAAATGCTCGCCCAGCGGATTGATCTCAATAGAATTTACGATCTCATCGCTTTCAGGATCATTGTAAAAAAGGTTGAAGATTGCTACGAAGTTCTGAGCATTATTCAGAGCCATTGGGAACCTGTCCCCGGAAGATACAAGGACTTCATTGAACGCCCTAAACCAAACGGCTACCAATCCATTCACACAACAGTTATTGGACCTTACGGCGAACCAATGGAAATTCAGATTCGCACCGAAGAGATGGACAAAGTAGCAAATGAAGGCGTGGCGGCTCACTGGCTTTACAAAGAAGGAAAAGCTGATCCTTCCAGGATAGCCGAGCAAACATGTTACCTCACTCTTCGCAACATTCTCGAAGCTCAAAATACACCGGAGCACTTGAAGGAAGCTTTCCGTCAACTCGTAGATAAAGAACTATTCCCAAACGAGGTTTACGTTTTTACGCCGGCAGGCGACATAAAAGTTCTTCCTAAAGGTTCAACACCTGTGGACTTTGCTTACCATATACATACAGAACTCGGGCACAGATGTATTGGAGCGCGAGTAAACGGCGAGATCAAACCTTTAAGGTATGAATTACAAAACGGCGATGTAGTGGAAATTATCACATCGAAAAAGCAAAGACCCAGTAGAGACTGGTTAAACTTTGTTAAAACTTCAAAAGCTAAAAGCCGCATTCGTCAGTGGCTTAAAGTTGAAGCTTATGAAAGAGCTCTTATTGAGGGAAAGGAACTCTGCGAGCGGGAGTTCAGGAAAAAAGGAATCTCCCTGAACGAGTATCTCAATTCTCCAAAATTACTCGAAGTGGCTCGAAGTTTCTCTCTTGGATCCGTCGATGACCTGCTGGCTAACGTGGGATTCAAGAAAATAACACCCTTACAGATCCTTGGGCGTCTTGCTCCGGAAACACGGGATAGGAAAGGTGCAGATGATGTTCGGGTTCAGCCTGAAGAAGCTATCCCGCTAAAAAAAGAAACACACGCCCAGGAAGGAAGACTCTCCAAATCCTTTGTAAAAATACTGGGAAGTGGGGATTTACTCACGCGGTTTGCTCAATGCTGCAATCCTTTGCCTGGAGAACCCATAGTGGGCTACATAACGCGAGGTCGAGGTGTCACAATACATCGCAAAGACTGCCACAACGTAAAGCAGGCTGAAAAGGAAAGGCTCATTGATGTGGAATGGGATCCTCTTCTCTGGAAGCATCATAACGCAAAAACTAAAACTCCAACTGAGCAAACCCCATACATTGTTCCTCTGCGAATTGTTTTCTCCAACAAGAAGGGTTCTCTTGCAACCATTAGCCTGGCTCTCGGTTCTATGGATGCAGAAGTTGTTGACGTTCATGTCCGTCCACTTCCGGATGGAACCCACGAAGGACATCTCAAAGTTGCTGTAAAAGACGTTGAACACTTAAAGAAAGTGCTCTTATTGCTTAGAAGTGAACGGGAAATTTACGAAGTAGAACGTGTATCCTGAAGAGGCTTCTTTCCTAAATAGATTTTTACTATTTCTCTGGCTTCTTCGGGATGTCGGAATTTTACAGTGTGCCAGAGTTTTCGGCAATCATCCCAGGAGAGATTTTTCGTCAGGAGGTAAGCTGTAGCTTCGTCATCAAGATGGGGAAAAGATCCTTTCTGGGGTTCTAGTTCATTTTTATTGAGTAATTTAACAAAAATTAGACTCTGGGCTGCCAGAAGATCCGCGAGAGGCTCATTCCAATTCGGATGAAACATAAAAAGTAGAGTCAACCGATCGCCGGGACCAAGCACCTGTTTTAATCCAATGCGTTCTTCTGTCTCACGGCGTAAAAGGAAAACAATCTCAATTCGGTTTCGACAATGAATGAGTTTTCTAAGGTGTCGAGGCAAAGCAAAATGGATATAGCCTGCTTCCACATAAAGCTTTGAAGTGGTTGTTGCTCTAACAGCGAGAGATTCAGCTCTCATCTTATCTCTCAGGCTGATCCGCTCTGCATCAGCTTTAGCAAAGGTTTTTACCGATTGCACCACATCCTCAAAAGTGCCGATCAATGACATGCGGTAAAAATTAAGTAAAGCCGCCGTGGTTTTTCTCTCAATCTGGTATACTTTGCAGTGAGTGCTAGATGGATCAATACCATCGGAGGTTCCTCCGCTTGCGAAAAATTCATGAATCCAGGCGAGATGTTCCATATAAGGATCCACTTGAACAATAGATTTACCATGACAATAAAGCCGACGGTAAAGTTCACAAGAGGCTCTGGCAAATTCAGGAAACTCATATTCTGCTTCTCTAACATAATCCTTGACAGACACTTCACCCCGCAACATAGCATCAAAAAGCGGATGGGGTGGTTCTTCCAATGCAATGATATCATGTTCCCACATAAGCTTTTCTGCTCTACTCAAAACCTCTAACCTGTGAGTAGAAAAAGCTATGGTTATCATTTTATGTTTCCTTCTTGTTTAACAATATCCTGACACTACAACTTAGCTCCTCAATTAATCTTTTACATTTTGACCCAGTTCAAGTTATTGTGATAAAAATTGCATGAAAACCTGCACGTTATAAAAAAGATAGCGACTAACTCCATAGGAACAGACTCAAAAAAGGAGGCATCCCATGAGAGAAAAAAAAGCAGAGATTCTCGAAAAGATTAAAGCTAAAGGACTAACCATCGATGCAGTTGCAGAACAAATGAAGTTTGATCCAAACATTCTTAAGCTTTATCTCGCAAGCGACGACTATCCAATTCCTTCGCGAATTATCGAAAAGATTGAATCTGTCCTGGCAGCGTAAAGAAAAATCCAAAACTTAGTAACTGAGCTCAGGGTTTCAAATCAAGGGGCAACATCTGTTGCCCCGAAAAGATCGATTCATAGCGATATAGTTTAGCTTTTCAAAAACAATTGGCTTGCGTTTATAACTAAGACAGACTCGTGTTAAGTGATATAGTAAAGGATTACACCGTAAAGGCAAAAATTAAGTGAAAGTAAAAGACGCTATTCAACTTGTGCCAATATTTGCTTCCCTTGATCCTAATTCCAGAGAAGAGCTGGCTGAATTTTGCCTTATAAAACACTATGGGAAAGGAGATATCATATTTCACGAGGGAGAAAAGGCTGGCGGTTTTTTCGCTGTTCTTTCAGGTTTGGTAAAAATTTTTAAAACCTCTTGGGAAGGAAAAGAACAGATACTCCATGTATTCGGTCCCTATGAAATTTTCGCCGAGGTGCCCGTTTTTCATGGAAAAACTTACCCGGCTTCAGCCGAAGCGCTGGCAAATACCGATTTACTCTTTGTGCCCAGGGATTCTTTTATTAACTTTCTTCGCCGACACGGTGATGCGGCAATTCAACTTCTTGCAATTCTTTCAGAACGGCTTCGCATCTTCACACGAATAATTGAGGATTTGTCATTAAAAGAAGTTCCTGCGCGGCTTGCATCCTACATTCTTTATCGTAGTGCTCAAGAGAAAGGAAGCAACACAGTAAAACTTGACATCCCTAAAAATCTTCTAGCTGGTCTTTTGGGAACAACACCGGAATCTATCTCCCGCGTTTTTACAAAGATGAAACAAACTGGATGTATTGATATATCCGGACGTAATATCATTATCCAGAACAAAAAATTTCTTGAAAGACTTGCTCTTGAGGGAAAGTGGATAGAGGAAGAGGACTAAAAACCATGTCAGAGATTCGTATAACAGCCATTTATGGAAGCCCGAGGCGAGAAGGAAACACGGCAAGGTTACTTCGTTCTGCAGTAAAGGGTATGGTAGACAGCGGTGGACTGGTTACGGAATTTTTCCTGCGTGATATGAATATCAGTCCCTGTCTGGAAATTTACGGTTGCAAGCAAAATGGGCGATGTGTCATACAGGAC is from Thermodesulforhabdaceae bacterium and encodes:
- the ispG gene encoding flavodoxin-dependent (E)-4-hydroxy-3-methylbut-2-enyl-diphosphate synthase, which translates into the protein MIGNGRRQSLKINIGDVAIGGDAPIVVQSMTNTDTRDWKSTVDQIKRLEERGCEIVRIAIPDMEAAEQIPKIKKAVSIPIIADIHFDFRLALEALKAGVDGLRINPGNIGGFERVRKVVESARERQVPIRIGVNSGSVEKDLIEKYGGPTPEAMVESAIRHINMLEALNFNLIKISLKSSSVLDTIEAYRLLAKKIPYPFHLGVTEAGSPVQGAIKSALGIGILLYEGIGDTIRVSITGPPEEEIPIAYGILRALGLRKRGAEIISCPTCGRTEIDLIRIVREVEERLAKVKTPIKVAIMGCVVNGPGEAREADVGIAGGRGKGIIFKEGKHIRSVPESDLTIELIKEVENITGEKIL
- a CDS encoding bifunctional (p)ppGpp synthetase/guanosine-3',5'-bis(diphosphate) 3'-pyrophosphohydrolase is translated as MKQESVFFFQIVDKILDYHPEANTRLLEKAYVFSARVHRHHFRTKDIKSLNGNRSSFLVHNLSVASILSDMKLDEETIASGILHDVVEKLGTGENDPLTVLGSTFSPDIARIVDGVTRLNRLNYAQKGDTKEKEEKEHRAEYFRKMLLAISKDIRVIFVKLADRLDEIKRAVKFLNDFPDKNLRTPDIINLAQETLDVYAPLAARLGIEWLKKDLENISFRILEPEAYRSIVQKLAITEEDRNRYIEEVKRLLYTILAHHGIEAQVLGRPKHIYSIYRKMLAQRIDLNRIYDLIAFRIIVKKVEDCYEVLSIIQSHWEPVPGRYKDFIERPKPNGYQSIHTTVIGPYGEPMEIQIRTEEMDKVANEGVAAHWLYKEGKADPSRIAEQTCYLTLRNILEAQNTPEHLKEAFRQLVDKELFPNEVYVFTPAGDIKVLPKGSTPVDFAYHIHTELGHRCIGARVNGEIKPLRYELQNGDVVEIITSKKQRPSRDWLNFVKTSKAKSRIRQWLKVEAYERALIEGKELCEREFRKKGISLNEYLNSPKLLEVARSFSLGSVDDLLANVGFKKITPLQILGRLAPETRDRKGADDVRVQPEEAIPLKKETHAQEGRLSKSFVKILGSGDLLTRFAQCCNPLPGEPIVGYITRGRGVTIHRKDCHNVKQAEKERLIDVEWDPLLWKHHNAKTKTPTEQTPYIVPLRIVFSNKKGSLATISLALGSMDAEVVDVHVRPLPDGTHEGHLKVAVKDVEHLKKVLLLLRSEREIYEVERVS
- a CDS encoding Crp/Fnr family transcriptional regulator yields the protein MKVKDAIQLVPIFASLDPNSREELAEFCLIKHYGKGDIIFHEGEKAGGFFAVLSGLVKIFKTSWEGKEQILHVFGPYEIFAEVPVFHGKTYPASAEALANTDLLFVPRDSFINFLRRHGDAAIQLLAILSERLRIFTRIIEDLSLKEVPARLASYILYRSAQEKGSNTVKLDIPKNLLAGLLGTTPESISRVFTKMKQTGCIDISGRNIIIQNKKFLERLALEGKWIEEED